In the genome of Erinaceus europaeus chromosome 8, mEriEur2.1, whole genome shotgun sequence, one region contains:
- the DNAJB9 gene encoding dnaJ homolog subfamily B member 9 yields MATPQSVFIFAICILMITELILASKSYYDILGVPKSASERQIKKSFHKLAMKYHPDKNKSPDAEAKFREIAEAYEVLSDANRRKEYDTLGHSAFTNGKGQGSSGSSFRQSFNFNFDDLFKDFSFFGQNQNTRSKKHFENQYQTHQEGSGRQRQHFQEFSFGGGLFDDMFEDMEKMFSFSAFDNTNRHTVQTENRFHGSSKHCRTVTQRRGNMVTTYTECSGQ; encoded by the exons ATGGCTACTCCCCAGTCCGTTTTTATCTTCGCAATCTGTATTTTAATGATAACAGAATTAATTTTGGCCTCAAAAAGTTACTATGACATATTAGGTGTGCCAAAATCTGCATCAGAACGCCAAATTAAGAAGTCTTTCCACAAGTTGGCCATGAAATACCATCCTGACAAAAATAAGAGTCCTGATGCTGAAGCAAAATTCAGAGAAATTGCAGAAG catATGAAGTACTCTCAGATGCTAATAGGAGGAAAGAATATGATACACTTGGACACAGTGCTTTTACAAATGGTAAAGGACAAGGAAGTAGTGGAAGTTCTTTCCGGCAGTCATTTAACTTCAATTTTGATGACTTATTTAAAGACTTCAGTTTTTTTGGTCAAAACCAAAACACTCGGTCCAAGAagcattttgaaaatcaatatcagACACACCAGGAAGGTTCCGGTAGACAAAGGCAACATTTCCAGGAGTTTTCTTTTGGAGGTGGACTATTTGATGACATGTTTGAAGACATGGAGAAGATGTTTTCTTTTAGCGCTTTTGACAATACCAATCGGCACACAGTACAGACTGAAAATAGATTCCATGGATCTAGCAAGCACTGCAGGACTGTAACTCAAAGAAGAGGAAATATGGTTACTACATACACTGAATGTTCAGGacagtag